Proteins from a genomic interval of Acetobacterium woodii DSM 1030:
- a CDS encoding HD domain-containing protein produces MSIAKAIEFSAKAHAGYFRKGSKVPYITHPFEVAKILGEAVDPEENEALICAGLLHDTVEDTGTSLETIRQEFGETVAKLVASDSENKSLSWEKRKQNTIDFLNNEATREMLMLACADKLANIRSIKDDYQKMGENIWDIFVRGKEKQAWYYKGVLEALKPIEELIDVSGIKTTDRGDFRLKTNTREV; encoded by the coding sequence ATGTCAATTGCAAAAGCCATTGAATTTTCGGCGAAGGCTCATGCCGGCTATTTTAGAAAGGGATCGAAGGTTCCTTACATTACACACCCATTTGAAGTTGCGAAAATTTTGGGGGAAGCAGTTGATCCAGAAGAAAACGAAGCCCTCATTTGTGCGGGACTCCTGCATGACACGGTCGAAGATACCGGGACAAGTTTAGAAACAATTCGACAGGAATTTGGCGAAACAGTTGCGAAGCTGGTGGCATCGGATTCCGAAAACAAGTCGCTTTCATGGGAGAAACGGAAACAAAATACCATTGATTTTCTAAATAATGAAGCGACGCGAGAGATGTTGATGCTGGCTTGTGCCGATAAATTGGCCAATATCAGAAGCATCAAAGACGACTATCAAAAAATGGGTGAAAATATCTGGGATATTTTTGTCCGTGGAAAAGAAAAACAAGCATGGTATTATAAAGGCGTTCTTGAGGCGCTTAAGCCAATTGAAGAGCTAATAGATGTATCAGGAATTAAAACAACTGATCGAGGAGATTTTCGACTAAAAACGAATACCCGTGAAGTTTAA
- a CDS encoding NUDIX hydrolase, with amino-acid sequence MDYLTAITQFKPGTAQEAADQETILAFIKKNPDDVLRRENKIAHLTSSALIYNTSKDKLLMVYHNIYKSWSWTGGHADGDRDLFQVAIKEAQEETGLKRFEASDSKIVALDILPVFGHLKNGKAVSAHLHLSVAYVLQASETETVAIKPDENSGVQWIPISALNDFVSETHMLGVYHKILEKILS; translated from the coding sequence ATGGACTATCTGACTGCGATTACTCAATTTAAACCGGGTACGGCCCAGGAAGCGGCCGATCAAGAGACGATCCTGGCGTTTATTAAAAAGAATCCCGACGATGTGCTGCGAAGAGAAAATAAAATTGCCCATTTAACCAGTTCAGCTCTGATTTATAATACCTCAAAAGATAAGCTATTAATGGTTTATCATAATATTTATAAATCATGGTCATGGACGGGTGGACATGCCGATGGCGATCGGGATCTATTTCAGGTGGCGATTAAAGAGGCCCAAGAAGAAACCGGGCTAAAGCGTTTTGAAGCGAGCGATTCAAAAATTGTGGCGTTGGACATTTTACCGGTTTTTGGGCATCTCAAGAATGGTAAAGCTGTTTCGGCCCATTTGCATTTATCGGTTGCTTATGTGTTGCAGGCGTCGGAAACAGAAACAGTTGCGATTAAACCGGACGAAAATAGTGGTGTTCAATGGATTCCCATCAGTGCTTTAAACGATTTTGTCAGTGAAACACATATGTTGGGTGTCTATCATAAGATTTTAGAAAAAATATTAAGTTAA
- a CDS encoding DEAD/DEAH box helicase gives MIETKFNQYHLSDELLKAIEKLNFKNPTKVQEAVIPIALEKNDILCKAQTGSGKTAAFGIPICELLDWEENKPQVLVLTPTRELALQVHEDIFNIGRFKRVKVSALYGKSPIRRQEKELKQKTHVVVGTPGRVLDHIERGNFITDEIKYLIIDEADEMLNMGFIDQVEEIINELPKNRVTMLFSATLENEIQRLSQKYMNNPKIIEIEAEAKRTDAIEQFVYKTGNVDKLEVLNNVLVLENPDSCIVFCNTQERVNAIFNLLGKNNKAFEKIHGGMEQDERTQVMQRFKKGAFRYLIATDVAARGIDVHEISLVINYDVPWEKETYIHRIGRTGRRGTMGKAITLVSVKEGRLFSDIEAYTDKKIIARECPTVADVAALKSAFVEKLLKKPEEKIDKAHDLTKEITKIHINAGKKTKMRPVDIVGTLCNLEGMTAADIGVITILDVSTFVEILNNKGPQVLKELQTRNIKGRLRKVTLAEDKPVTIARKKPIRRFY, from the coding sequence ATGATAGAAACCAAGTTTAACCAGTACCACCTCAGTGATGAGTTATTAAAAGCGATTGAAAAGCTGAACTTTAAAAATCCAACCAAGGTTCAGGAGGCCGTTATTCCGATTGCCCTGGAAAAAAACGATATTTTGTGTAAGGCCCAAACCGGCAGTGGGAAAACGGCAGCTTTTGGAATTCCGATTTGTGAGTTGTTGGATTGGGAGGAAAATAAACCACAGGTTTTGGTGTTAACACCGACTCGGGAACTGGCGTTGCAGGTGCATGAAGATATTTTTAATATTGGCCGATTTAAACGGGTGAAGGTTTCAGCACTTTACGGAAAATCACCGATTCGGCGTCAGGAAAAAGAATTAAAACAGAAAACACATGTGGTGGTGGGGACTCCCGGCCGCGTTTTAGACCATATTGAACGGGGAAACTTTATTACCGATGAAATTAAATATTTGATTATCGACGAAGCCGATGAGATGCTAAACATGGGTTTTATTGATCAGGTCGAGGAAATAATCAATGAGCTGCCTAAAAATCGTGTGACGATGCTTTTTTCGGCGACACTCGAAAATGAGATTCAGCGGCTCTCGCAGAAATATATGAATAATCCTAAAATCATTGAAATTGAGGCTGAAGCTAAACGCACCGATGCGATTGAACAATTTGTTTATAAAACCGGGAATGTTGATAAATTGGAGGTGCTAAATAATGTTTTAGTGCTGGAAAATCCCGACAGCTGCATTGTTTTTTGTAATACTCAGGAACGGGTAAATGCGATTTTCAATTTATTGGGAAAAAATAATAAGGCGTTTGAAAAAATCCATGGCGGAATGGAGCAGGATGAGCGGACCCAAGTAATGCAGCGTTTTAAAAAAGGGGCATTCCGCTATCTAATTGCTACGGATGTGGCAGCCCGGGGAATCGATGTCCATGAAATTTCTTTAGTGATCAATTATGATGTGCCGTGGGAAAAAGAAACTTATATTCATCGGATTGGACGGACCGGACGGAGAGGGACGATGGGAAAAGCGATCACCCTGGTTTCCGTAAAAGAAGGCCGACTATTTAGCGATATTGAAGCGTATACCGACAAAAAAATAATAGCAAGGGAATGTCCAACCGTAGCAGATGTAGCGGCTTTAAAATCAGCTTTTGTGGAAAAACTGTTAAAAAAACCGGAAGAGAAAATTGATAAAGCACATGATTTAACAAAAGAAATTACCAAAATTCATATCAATGCCGGAAAAAAGACAAAAATGCGACCAGTCGATATTGTGGGAACGTTATGTAATTTAGAGGGAATGACTGCAGCAGATATTGGTGTGATCACCATTTTGGATGTTTCGACCTTTGTTGAAATATTAAACAACAAAGGGCCACAGGTGCTAAAAGAACTGCAAACCCGCAACATAAAAGGACGACTAAGAAAGGTAACTCTGGCTGAAGATAAACCGGTAACCATTGCCAGAAAGAAACCGATTCGTCGTTTTTATTAA
- a CDS encoding DUF6273 domain-containing protein: MIKSKLDDFSWREISDRIALGLVEECFEIGASKKVELQNGEQLIVQVYDFNHDLCENSQSKSAITFGLKFLMSNERRMNADEAAFAGWEKSEMRRWLNEDLFYQLPEELQNEILPVEKQTVGEIKDQPIITTVERLFLFSEVEIFGKNEHSGYGEGSQYPIFKNNRSRRFAGGETYPYHTRSLGPYDTYVTVLSDGSNDYGNLSAGVNFGFCIGVYDQTKTKRSAAEISKAAVFNQTIETVIQNIREVQKQQQDHADQQLVIMVRLIEQINDYVWKHPEYITKNKQLMNYYLPTTLELMQSYQKYQSSREQDRHRAKIIAEIQESFYVLNSAYQTMIDDFYQAEYLDVSTDIAVLKAIASDDKWE, from the coding sequence ATGATAAAAAGTAAGTTGGATGATTTTTCATGGCGGGAAATAAGTGATCGGATAGCACTGGGTCTGGTCGAAGAATGTTTTGAAATCGGGGCCTCAAAAAAAGTTGAACTGCAAAACGGGGAACAACTGATTGTTCAAGTTTACGATTTTAATCATGATCTTTGTGAAAACAGTCAGAGTAAAAGTGCAATCACCTTTGGATTGAAATTTTTAATGTCAAACGAACGAAGGATGAATGCCGATGAGGCGGCTTTTGCGGGATGGGAAAAGTCAGAGATGCGAAGATGGCTAAACGAAGATTTATTTTACCAATTGCCGGAAGAGCTCCAAAATGAAATTTTGCCGGTTGAAAAACAAACGGTTGGAGAAATTAAGGATCAGCCGATTATCACAACGGTCGAGCGTTTATTTCTTTTTTCGGAAGTTGAAATATTTGGAAAAAACGAGCATAGTGGTTACGGCGAAGGAAGCCAATATCCGATTTTTAAAAACAACCGCAGTCGGCGGTTTGCAGGTGGTGAAACCTATCCTTATCATACCCGTTCATTGGGTCCTTATGACACCTATGTAACCGTGTTAAGTGATGGTTCAAATGATTATGGAAATCTTTCAGCCGGTGTGAATTTTGGATTTTGTATCGGGGTTTATGATCAGACTAAAACAAAACGGTCGGCGGCAGAAATATCGAAGGCAGCGGTTTTTAACCAGACCATCGAAACGGTGATCCAAAATATCCGGGAAGTTCAAAAACAGCAGCAAGATCACGCCGATCAGCAGTTAGTGATAATGGTGAGATTGATTGAGCAGATAAACGATTATGTCTGGAAACATCCGGAATATATAACAAAAAATAAACAGCTGATGAACTATTACCTGCCAACAACCTTGGAATTAATGCAGTCATATCAAAAGTACCAAAGCAGTCGGGAACAAGACCGACATCGCGCAAAAATAATTGCTGAAATTCAGGAGTCTTTTTATGTGCTTAATTCGGCGTATCAAACAATGATCGATGATTTTTATCAAGCGGAATATCTTGACGTATCAACCGATATTGCAGTCTTAAAAGCGATTGCCAGTGATGATAAATGGGAGTAA
- a CDS encoding flotillin family protein produces MILLPIITIVLIVALVFVLVMLSYVKAPPDKAYVISGLRRRVIIGRAGFKIPFLERVDILDLKLMSVDVKSNESVPTNNFIDVFVDGVVKVKIGSDDEAIRLASENFLNQGTNYIIEQVTDVLEGNMREIIGSLDLREMMTDRKMFSEKVQENAVPDLKRMGLEIISFNIQSFTDKNNVIEDLGIENIAQIQKSAKIAKANAEKEVAIAQSEAEKISNDARIKAELEISQKNTDLENKKSELKKNSDMIKAQADAAYEIEKEEQRKVIVRKSQEANIIKQEKEVELAEKEAQVQEQRLNAEIKKSADADLYRRKQQAEAELFEKQKEAEANLYVIEKESLANRTEAEAKRFAEEQQAKAIQAKGLAEADAIKAKLLAEAEGIDAKAEAMKKYGDAAIMEMYFKALPEIARNVAAPLNNVDKITMYGEGNSAKMTKDIINTMSQITNGITESTGIDLQSLISGFVGGKFAIPTAAISVTDERSSSSANMVANRSDEAVATANLTDIKPNPVEIKPED; encoded by the coding sequence ATGATACTTTTACCAATAATAACTATTGTTTTAATCGTTGCTCTCGTGTTTGTCCTAGTGATGCTTAGTTATGTTAAGGCCCCGCCCGATAAAGCTTATGTAATATCCGGACTTCGACGACGCGTTATTATCGGCCGTGCCGGATTTAAAATACCGTTTTTAGAACGGGTTGACATCCTGGATTTAAAACTGATGTCAGTTGATGTTAAATCCAATGAATCAGTTCCGACCAATAATTTCATCGATGTTTTTGTTGATGGTGTTGTTAAGGTGAAAATCGGATCGGATGATGAAGCCATCCGCTTAGCATCGGAGAACTTTCTTAATCAGGGCACGAATTATATCATCGAACAAGTAACCGATGTCCTGGAAGGGAATATGCGGGAAATAATCGGTTCACTCGATTTAAGAGAAATGATGACCGATCGTAAAATGTTTTCTGAAAAAGTCCAGGAAAATGCTGTTCCTGATCTTAAGCGAATGGGACTGGAAATTATCTCTTTTAATATTCAATCCTTTACCGATAAAAATAATGTTATCGAAGATTTAGGAATTGAAAATATCGCCCAGATCCAAAAAAGTGCCAAAATTGCTAAAGCAAATGCTGAAAAAGAAGTTGCAATTGCTCAATCCGAAGCTGAAAAAATTTCCAATGATGCCCGCATTAAAGCCGAACTCGAAATTTCTCAAAAAAATACCGATTTAGAAAATAAAAAATCTGAGCTTAAAAAGAACTCTGATATGATCAAAGCTCAGGCTGATGCAGCTTATGAAATTGAAAAAGAAGAACAACGTAAAGTAATTGTTCGTAAATCCCAAGAAGCAAATATTATAAAACAGGAAAAAGAAGTCGAATTAGCCGAAAAAGAAGCTCAAGTTCAAGAACAACGCTTGAATGCCGAAATCAAAAAATCTGCGGATGCCGATCTTTATCGACGTAAACAACAAGCGGAAGCCGAATTATTTGAAAAACAAAAAGAAGCGGAAGCAAACTTATATGTGATCGAAAAAGAATCTCTCGCCAACCGAACCGAAGCCGAGGCCAAACGTTTTGCCGAAGAGCAACAAGCGAAGGCCATTCAAGCCAAAGGTTTAGCTGAAGCGGATGCCATCAAAGCCAAACTGCTGGCCGAAGCCGAAGGAATTGATGCCAAAGCCGAGGCGATGAAGAAATATGGTGACGCCGCAATTATGGAAATGTACTTTAAAGCCTTGCCCGAAATTGCTCGAAATGTTGCTGCACCACTAAACAACGTCGACAAAATCACAATGTACGGTGAAGGTAATTCAGCCAAGATGACAAAAGATATTATCAATACGATGTCCCAAATAACCAATGGCATTACCGAAAGCACCGGAATTGATCTGCAATCCTTAATCTCCGGTTTTGTCGGTGGAAAATTTGCCATCCCCACCGCTGCGATATCAGTCACAGATGAGCGCTCATCTTCATCTGCAAATATGGTTGCTAACCGTTCCGATGAAGCTGTTGCGACCGCTAACTTAACGGATATAAAGCCAAACCCTGTTGAAATTAAGCCGGAAGATTAA
- a CDS encoding cobalamin B12-binding domain-containing protein, translated as MEKVLIELQQAIENGETQIAMDKTKEAMNHGIRTDKIIQTAINPAFKDLGQKMFDGEIYVTDVLMASRAAHAAMYVMEPILSRSIGTSKGIVAIGTVAGDLHDIGKNLVIMMLQGSGYTVIDLGIDVPVETFIEAIRMHKPHVLALSSLLTTTLPELDNMIDVLTAEGLRSQVKVIVGGTPVTAEYAGRIKADAYANDLFEATEAVEDLVKNRIGKYTV; from the coding sequence ATGGAAAAAGTGTTAATCGAATTACAACAGGCCATCGAAAACGGAGAAACCCAAATCGCTATGGATAAAACCAAAGAAGCCATGAATCATGGCATCCGCACCGATAAGATTATCCAGACCGCGATCAACCCGGCCTTTAAAGATCTGGGTCAAAAAATGTTTGACGGGGAAATCTATGTCACCGATGTCTTGATGGCATCGCGGGCAGCTCACGCGGCTATGTACGTAATGGAACCGATTCTGTCCCGTTCAATCGGTACATCCAAAGGCATTGTGGCCATTGGCACGGTGGCCGGAGATCTTCACGATATCGGTAAAAATCTGGTGATCATGATGCTTCAAGGTAGCGGATATACGGTCATTGATTTAGGTATTGATGTGCCAGTGGAAACCTTTATTGAGGCCATCCGGATGCACAAGCCTCATGTTCTGGCTTTATCGTCGCTATTAACTACTACCTTACCGGAACTGGATAATATGATTGATGTATTGACGGCGGAGGGACTAAGATCCCAGGTTAAAGTCATTGTGGGTGGGACTCCGGTTACTGCCGAATATGCCGGGCGGATCAAGGCCGATGCCTATGCTAATGATCTGTTTGAGGCGACCGAAGCAGTCGAGGATCTGGTAAAGAATCGAATTGGGAAATATACCGTGTAG
- a CDS encoding PocR ligand-binding domain-containing protein — protein MTNQTENHHSSQKNKRLSDLVDIKTLQEILDAFTTTTGLMANIVDVEGVSIFPRKGIKKCCKFCRIIYSLEGGKNRCQAAYKRAGKQAALFGEPYIFRCPSGLIEWAAPIVLNGEHVGTIICGQVLMWEPEEFFWIELRKMNQAITDDFEELFEAVEELAIVTGNQVQASAYLLYVVANYIMKAGWENFEQSREFARQRTLYHAEIENRKTREEQVDKTAILSLIDEDEIILQLQQNRNKAKAYLEGLISGLRYEARQNPTQMRAKMTELLVMLSRVVNRMGLAVAPFLEINDYAISQIYQTTSLENISVIAAKSVDVYLEQLEASAVKPENPNILVMTDYIDNHYQDNLTVEAIAAAACLSPGYAGRIFKDQMNMPIMDYVLKVRIDKSKKLLLNPHYQIQAIAKNVGYEDAGYFTKVFRKFEGITPTQFRKVHKR, from the coding sequence ATGACCAATCAAACTGAAAACCACCATTCAAGCCAGAAAAATAAACGCCTCAGCGACCTGGTGGATATCAAAACCCTCCAGGAAATTCTTGATGCCTTCACTACCACGACCGGCCTGATGGCCAATATTGTGGACGTGGAAGGGGTTTCTATTTTTCCCCGTAAGGGCATCAAAAAATGCTGTAAATTTTGTCGGATTATTTATAGTTTAGAAGGTGGAAAGAATCGCTGCCAGGCGGCTTACAAACGGGCGGGGAAGCAGGCGGCGTTGTTTGGGGAACCTTATATTTTCAGGTGCCCCTCTGGGCTGATTGAATGGGCGGCGCCAATTGTCTTAAACGGCGAACATGTCGGTACGATTATCTGCGGACAGGTGCTGATGTGGGAACCGGAAGAGTTCTTCTGGATTGAACTCAGAAAAATGAATCAGGCAATTACCGATGACTTTGAGGAATTGTTTGAGGCCGTGGAGGAACTGGCCATTGTCACTGGCAACCAGGTCCAGGCCTCGGCCTATCTGCTTTATGTAGTGGCTAACTATATCATGAAAGCCGGCTGGGAAAATTTTGAGCAGTCCCGGGAGTTTGCCCGCCAGCGAACCCTCTATCATGCTGAAATTGAAAACCGGAAAACACGGGAAGAACAAGTGGACAAAACTGCAATCTTGTCACTGATCGACGAAGATGAAATCATTCTGCAATTGCAACAAAACCGCAACAAGGCCAAAGCATATCTGGAGGGTCTGATCTCCGGATTGCGCTATGAAGCCCGCCAGAATCCCACTCAAATGCGGGCTAAAATGACTGAGCTACTGGTGATGCTGTCTCGGGTTGTTAATCGGATGGGGCTGGCAGTGGCACCGTTTCTGGAAATCAACGATTATGCCATTAGCCAGATCTATCAGACCACGTCCCTGGAAAACATCAGTGTAATCGCCGCCAAGTCAGTGGATGTCTACCTGGAACAGCTTGAGGCATCGGCGGTTAAACCGGAAAACCCCAATATCTTAGTGATGACTGACTACATTGACAATCACTACCAGGATAACCTGACTGTCGAGGCCATCGCTGCTGCTGCCTGTTTAAGTCCGGGCTACGCTGGCCGAATCTTCAAAGATCAGATGAACATGCCAATTATGGATTATGTACTGAAAGTGCGGATTGACAAATCAAAAAAACTGTTACTTAATCCCCATTATCAGATTCAAGCCATTGCCAAAAACGTGGGTTATGAGGATGCCGGCTATTTTACCAAGGTGTTCCGTAAATTTGAAGGAATTACCCCCACTCAATTTAGAAAAGTTCACAAACGATAA
- a CDS encoding uroporphyrinogen decarboxylase family protein, whose protein sequence is MTEKYNYLKVLNGEKAEWVPNFSEAAALFAPLAVFDTEIPGSGNPDKKIVDITGKEWNNRGCYINYLGIESTMTIDGSMPTPGKHILTDITKWKEQVSYPFPDLEKVEFSKIAAGYFSMVDRNEKAIVYMMESVFFALINSMGVADALCALVEEPEAVKEFFEELTDYADKCLRLTYPYFKPEVIVIADDVATSLDLFMAPRIYEELIAPYHRRLANTVIELGASPEMHCCGKCEKLIPLWIDMGFKSWQPAQPVNDLVGIKEQYGTKMILNGGWNTAGKGGLPGASEEAVRESVRETIDLLAPGYGFVFWDGGLTGGDVEKFSWTADEANKYRKTFYQKNN, encoded by the coding sequence ATGACTGAAAAATATAATTATTTAAAGGTTTTAAATGGAGAAAAAGCGGAATGGGTACCCAATTTTTCCGAGGCTGCGGCACTTTTTGCGCCATTGGCGGTTTTCGATACAGAAATTCCAGGAAGTGGAAATCCTGACAAGAAAATTGTCGACATTACTGGGAAAGAGTGGAATAATCGGGGGTGCTATATAAATTATTTAGGGATTGAATCGACGATGACGATTGATGGCAGCATGCCGACACCTGGCAAGCATATACTAACAGATATTACGAAATGGAAAGAGCAGGTAAGTTATCCTTTTCCGGATTTAGAAAAGGTAGAATTTTCTAAAATAGCCGCAGGTTATTTTAGTATGGTTGATCGTAACGAAAAGGCGATCGTATATATGATGGAAAGTGTATTCTTTGCGTTGATTAACTCCATGGGTGTTGCTGATGCCTTGTGTGCTTTGGTTGAAGAACCAGAAGCGGTGAAAGAATTTTTTGAAGAATTGACAGACTATGCCGACAAGTGTCTTCGGTTGACTTATCCTTATTTTAAGCCAGAGGTTATTGTCATTGCAGACGATGTTGCAACAAGTTTAGACCTCTTTATGGCACCCCGAATTTATGAAGAGCTGATTGCGCCTTATCATCGTCGTTTGGCTAATACTGTTATTGAATTAGGCGCAAGTCCGGAAATGCACTGTTGTGGAAAGTGTGAGAAGCTCATTCCTTTGTGGATCGACATGGGTTTCAAATCATGGCAACCAGCACAACCAGTCAATGACTTAGTCGGGATAAAAGAGCAATATGGGACAAAGATGATTTTAAATGGTGGCTGGAATACCGCAGGAAAAGGTGGCTTACCGGGAGCTTCAGAAGAAGCTGTACGTGAGTCAGTCAGAGAAACCATAGACCTTTTAGCACCCGGTTATGGATTTGTATTTTGGGATGGTGGGCTGACCGGTGGTGATGTTGAGAAATTTAGTTGGACTGCAGATGAAGCTAACAAGTATAGAAAAACATTTTACCAGAAAAATAATTGA
- a CDS encoding corrinoid protein produces MSKITEVKELVEAGKSKKVGAAVQEALDAGSQPGEILEAMVASMSVVGDKFSSGEIFVPEMLIAAKAMSKGVDVLRPLMAGDSSASLGTCVIGTVAGDLHDIGKNLVSMMIESAGFTMVDLGVDVPAENFVKAAKEHDNVDLIACSGLLTTTMPALKEAVATIKSSGLTGCKVIVGGAPVTPEFAAEIGADGYAPDAGSAAVKAKELVG; encoded by the coding sequence ATGTCAAAAATTACTGAAGTTAAAGAATTGGTAGAAGCAGGTAAGTCAAAGAAGGTTGGGGCCGCAGTTCAGGAAGCATTGGATGCAGGTAGTCAGCCGGGTGAGATTTTAGAGGCAATGGTCGCTTCAATGAGCGTGGTGGGTGATAAATTTTCATCCGGAGAAATCTTTGTTCCGGAAATGTTGATTGCCGCCAAAGCCATGTCCAAAGGGGTGGATGTATTAAGACCGTTGATGGCAGGGGATAGCTCAGCATCACTGGGTACCTGTGTGATTGGAACGGTGGCCGGTGATCTCCACGATATTGGTAAAAATCTGGTCTCGATGATGATTGAAAGCGCCGGGTTTACGATGGTCGATCTGGGGGTAGATGTGCCAGCTGAAAATTTCGTCAAAGCTGCCAAAGAACATGATAATGTCGACTTAATTGCCTGTTCCGGACTATTGACCACCACCATGCCGGCGTTAAAAGAAGCGGTAGCAACAATTAAAAGCAGCGGACTGACCGGATGTAAGGTGATCGTTGGTGGCGCCCCGGTAACCCCGGAATTCGCTGCTGAAATCGGCGCGGATGGCTATGCACCGGACGCCGGCAGCGCTGCAGTTAAGGCAAAAGAGTTGGTTGGTTAG
- a CDS encoding methyltetrahydrofolate cobalamin methyltransferase: MIIIGEKINGAIPSTAKAITKRDVEYIQNLARIQTAAGVDFIDVCASVENNVELETMKWLIDIVQEVTDTPIAVDSPNEQACIKAMNYCNKPGLFNSVSMEGNKIDVGFAAIADTSWQCVALLNSDKGIPKTAKDRLDVFTDIMAKAKEYGIDPSRLHIDPLVEMLCTSEEGIAIVIDVIREIKAQYPTIHVTGAISNISFNLPARKAVNMGFTVMTMNAGLDSGILDPTDRDLMGIIYATKALMGEDEYCAEYIRTYRQGIHGR, from the coding sequence ATGATCATCATTGGCGAAAAAATAAATGGCGCGATTCCCTCGACAGCCAAAGCTATTACAAAACGGGATGTCGAGTATATTCAAAATCTTGCCAGAATTCAGACTGCAGCAGGGGTTGATTTTATCGATGTTTGTGCATCAGTGGAGAATAACGTTGAGCTGGAAACGATGAAATGGCTCATTGATATTGTTCAGGAAGTGACCGATACCCCTATTGCAGTGGACAGCCCCAACGAACAGGCCTGCATTAAAGCGATGAATTATTGTAACAAACCAGGATTATTTAATTCCGTTTCCATGGAAGGAAACAAGATTGATGTCGGTTTTGCAGCCATCGCGGACACCAGCTGGCAGTGTGTTGCACTCTTAAACAGTGACAAAGGGATACCTAAAACTGCCAAAGATCGCTTAGATGTTTTTACTGACATTATGGCAAAAGCCAAGGAATATGGCATTGACCCATCCCGATTACACATTGATCCCTTGGTGGAGATGCTTTGTACCTCTGAAGAAGGGATTGCAATAGTAATCGATGTAATCCGGGAAATTAAAGCCCAATATCCGACTATCCATGTCACAGGTGCCATCAGCAACATATCTTTTAATTTACCAGCCAGAAAGGCTGTCAACATGGGCTTCACAGTGATGACCATGAATGCCGGTCTGGACAGTGGAATATTGGACCCCACCGATCGCGATTTAATGGGGATTATTTATGCTACCAAAGCCCTGATGGGCGAAGATGAATATTGCGCGGAATATATCCGGACATATCGGCAGGGGATTCACGGTCGGTAA
- a CDS encoding DUF1292 domain-containing protein, giving the protein MTHQHEQLENLTYVDEYGNHFEIAVVKHFSFGEKQYVLAKDREEHHHHHGETCNCHHDDNERKSSEEESYYVFEWINDNHTLISVSDETLQALESVLNAM; this is encoded by the coding sequence ATGACACATCAGCATGAGCAATTGGAAAATCTGACTTATGTCGATGAATACGGAAACCATTTTGAAATAGCGGTAGTAAAGCATTTTAGTTTTGGAGAAAAACAATATGTTTTAGCAAAAGATCGCGAGGAACACCATCATCATCACGGTGAAACTTGCAATTGTCATCATGACGATAACGAGAGAAAATCTTCAGAGGAAGAAAGTTACTACGTTTTTGAATGGATCAATGACAATCATACGCTGATTTCGGTCAGCGATGAAACCCTTCAAGCATTGGAATCTGTACTTAATGCGATGTAA
- a CDS encoding GTP-binding protein, whose translation MKILILGGFLGSGKTTVLLQLAHYLVEKSQNNKQSRVVIIENEIGQIGIDDKVLRGNGYEVQEIFSGCVCCSLNSDLISGIKDIQKATNPEWVIIEATGVAFPDKIAESLLMNLEIESRIIIIADAQRWKRIRIPLANLIEGQLKDAHLILINKTDLVDEQELTEVEADIYKLNSDAKIARISGIKPVEERILQVIKND comes from the coding sequence TTGAAAATACTAATACTCGGTGGATTTTTAGGATCTGGCAAAACAACTGTTCTTCTTCAGCTGGCTCATTATCTGGTGGAAAAATCCCAAAATAATAAACAGAGCCGAGTTGTTATAATTGAAAATGAAATCGGGCAGATTGGCATTGATGACAAGGTATTACGAGGAAATGGATATGAAGTTCAGGAAATTTTTTCGGGTTGCGTTTGTTGTAGTCTTAACAGTGATTTAATCTCGGGGATAAAAGACATACAAAAAGCAACAAATCCTGAGTGGGTGATCATCGAAGCCACTGGGGTGGCGTTTCCGGATAAGATTGCAGAGTCACTTTTGATGAACTTGGAGATTGAATCGCGAATCATCATTATTGCTGATGCTCAGCGCTGGAAGCGCATTCGAATTCCATTGGCAAATTTGATCGAAGGGCAATTAAAAGATGCGCATTTGATTCTTATCAATAAAACAGATTTAGTCGATGAGCAGGAATTAACAGAAGTTGAAGCGGATATTTATAAATTGAATTCGGACGCAAAAATAGCGCGCATCAGTGGGATTAAACCGGTTGAGGAACGAATACTGCAGGTAATAAAAAATGATTAA